A single region of the Sorghum bicolor cultivar BTx623 chromosome 7, Sorghum_bicolor_NCBIv3, whole genome shotgun sequence genome encodes:
- the LOC110437147 gene encoding uncharacterized protein LOC110437147 isoform X2, with product MHRFPFFPHNCFISLSSPRFRPNKMAAAARLLTRISKRAVPSVALAGAARRRPEAASLLGASVLAAVEPCASIKVIPLLNQLAPYSTSAFQRFGFSTSAPQQDDKETNKHTDDGVNKSVGVSTEASSEANNVPGTEKAQEADSEDLDLSKEDLVKLLLEKDESLKSKDEEFKDMKDKVLRSYAEMENVLARTKRESENTKKYAIQSFSKSLLDVADNLSRASSVVKESFSKIDCSNNSDEAVPLLKTLLEGVEMTEKQLGEVFKKFGVQKFDPLNEKFDPNRHYAFFQIPDPSKPSGTVAAVVKVGYMLHDRVLRPAEVGVTEGGPTEEPEEKSS from the exons ATGCACCGCTTCCCCTTCTTTCCGCACAACTGTTTTATTTCTCTTTCTTCCCCTCGATTCCGGCCGAATAAGATGGCGGCGGCCGCGCGCCTCCTCACGCGAATCTCTAAGCGGGCCGTCCCCTCTGTGGCGCTTGCGGGGGCGGCGAGGCGGCGGCCGGAGGCGGCGTCGCTCCTGGGGGCGTCTGTGCTAGCGGCGGTGGAGCCCTGCGCTTCGATCAAG GTCATTCCTTTGTTGAATCAGCTGGCTCCATACTCGACATCTGCATTTCAGAGGTTTGGGTTTTCAACTTCAGCCCCACAACAAGATGATAAGGAGACAAACAAACACACAGATGATGGGGTTAATAAAAGCGTTGGAGTGAGTACTGAAGCTTCAAGTGAAGCCAATAATGTGCCTGGAACCGAGAAGGCACAGGAAGCAG ATTCAGAAGACCTAGACCTATCAAAAGAGGACCTTGTGAAGCTGCTTCTTGAGAAAGATGAATCACTGAAGTCTAAAGATGAAGAGTTTAAAGATATGAAGGATAAGGTTCTACGCAGCTATGCTGAGATGGAGAATGTCCTTGCCAGAACAAAGCGTGAGTCAGAGAACACCAAGAAGTATGCTATACAG AGCTTCTCCAAGAGCTTATTAGATGTTGCAGACAATTTGTCTCGGGCGTCATCTGTTGTCAAGGaaagtttctcaaagatagattGTTCTAACAATTCTGATGAAGCTGTACCACTACTGAAAACCCTACTAGAGGGTGTTGAGATGACTGAGAAGCAGCTTGGAGAG GTTTTCAAGAAGTTTGGAGTTCAAAAGTTTGATCCTTTGAATGAGAAGTTTGATCCAAACAGGCACTATGCCTTTTTCCAAATTCCTGATCCTTCAAAACCATCGGGGACTGTTGCTGCTGTTGTGAAG GTTGGCTACATGTTACATGATCGTGTTCTTCGCCCGGCTGAAGTCGGTGTCACTGAAGGTGGTCCAACTGAAGAGCCAGAGGAAAAATCTAGCTAA
- the LOC110437147 gene encoding uncharacterized protein LOC110437147 isoform X1, with the protein MHRFPFFPHNCFISLSSPRFRPNKMAAAARLLTRISKRAVPSVALAGAARRRPEAASLLGASVLAAVEPCASIKVIPLLNQLAPYSTSAFQRFGFSTSAPQQDDKETNKHTDDGVNKSVGVSTEASSEANNVPGTEKAQEAGSLNSVSWSNRKRRTTKRTAFSDSDSEDLDLSKEDLVKLLLEKDESLKSKDEEFKDMKDKVLRSYAEMENVLARTKRESENTKKYAIQSFSKSLLDVADNLSRASSVVKESFSKIDCSNNSDEAVPLLKTLLEGVEMTEKQLGEVFKKFGVQKFDPLNEKFDPNRHYAFFQIPDPSKPSGTVAAVVKVGYMLHDRVLRPAEVGVTEGGPTEEPEEKSS; encoded by the exons ATGCACCGCTTCCCCTTCTTTCCGCACAACTGTTTTATTTCTCTTTCTTCCCCTCGATTCCGGCCGAATAAGATGGCGGCGGCCGCGCGCCTCCTCACGCGAATCTCTAAGCGGGCCGTCCCCTCTGTGGCGCTTGCGGGGGCGGCGAGGCGGCGGCCGGAGGCGGCGTCGCTCCTGGGGGCGTCTGTGCTAGCGGCGGTGGAGCCCTGCGCTTCGATCAAG GTCATTCCTTTGTTGAATCAGCTGGCTCCATACTCGACATCTGCATTTCAGAGGTTTGGGTTTTCAACTTCAGCCCCACAACAAGATGATAAGGAGACAAACAAACACACAGATGATGGGGTTAATAAAAGCGTTGGAGTGAGTACTGAAGCTTCAAGTGAAGCCAATAATGTGCCTGGAACCGAGAAGGCACAGGAAGCAGGTTCACTTAATTCTGTATCCTGGTCTAACAGGAAGAGGAGAACTACTAAACGAACTGCATTTTCTGATTCAGATTCAGAAGACCTAGACCTATCAAAAGAGGACCTTGTGAAGCTGCTTCTTGAGAAAGATGAATCACTGAAGTCTAAAGATGAAGAGTTTAAAGATATGAAGGATAAGGTTCTACGCAGCTATGCTGAGATGGAGAATGTCCTTGCCAGAACAAAGCGTGAGTCAGAGAACACCAAGAAGTATGCTATACAG AGCTTCTCCAAGAGCTTATTAGATGTTGCAGACAATTTGTCTCGGGCGTCATCTGTTGTCAAGGaaagtttctcaaagatagattGTTCTAACAATTCTGATGAAGCTGTACCACTACTGAAAACCCTACTAGAGGGTGTTGAGATGACTGAGAAGCAGCTTGGAGAG GTTTTCAAGAAGTTTGGAGTTCAAAAGTTTGATCCTTTGAATGAGAAGTTTGATCCAAACAGGCACTATGCCTTTTTCCAAATTCCTGATCCTTCAAAACCATCGGGGACTGTTGCTGCTGTTGTGAAG GTTGGCTACATGTTACATGATCGTGTTCTTCGCCCGGCTGAAGTCGGTGTCACTGAAGGTGGTCCAACTGAAGAGCCAGAGGAAAAATCTAGCTAA